Genomic DNA from Halobaculum sp. MBLA0147:
GCCCGCTCGCCGGGCATCTCCGTAACCCGTGGTTCGGCACGGTGTCGGTCCATACCACCGGAAGGACAGCCCTCGGGATAAATCCGGTGAGAGCGCTTTCGGCTCGTGCGAGTGTTGCCGGCCACCCCGACGCCGGCGGCGGCTCCGCGACGAGCGGGCGACGCGAGGAGCCGACGGCCGGTCGTCGCGACGACGCGAGCCGTCCCCGGTCACACCACCGCGGCGACCGCGCCGACGGCGGCGACGAACAGCGTCGCCACGCTGTAGACGGCGACACCCCGGGAGAATCGACTCGGACCGGCGGTCGCGAGCCCCGCCTTCACGACGACACTCGCGCCGGTCGCGAGCAACACGGCGGTGACGGCCGTCTCGCCGGCGACCGCACCACTGCGGTAGAGGAGGACCACCGACGTGGTCGCACCGGCGGAGGTGACCAGCCCGGACAGTGCCGCCGAGGCGTACAGTCCCGCCGTCCCGAACAGCGTCCGTGCGAGTTCGGTCGCGGCGAGGACCACCAGGAACGCGCCGCCGAACGCGACCGCGTTCCGGATGGAGAACGGCGAGGAGAGTTCGACGGACAGCGGTTCGCTCCAGTCCGCGGTCCACAGCGCCACCGCGGCGGCTCCGAGGACGAGCGCCCCCAACGGGAGCACCGCGCCGACCAACGGTGGGCGCTCGGCGGCGACGGTGAACGCGAGCACGACGCCGAGGTTCCGCAGCGCCATCGCGGCGTCGGCCAACAGCACGCCCGCCACCGCGACCGGCGTCAACGCCTCGCGGTCTCGGACGTGGTCCAACATCGTCCCGACGACGGCCGTCGAAGAGACCAACCCGCCGAGGAACCCCGTCACCGCCACACCGCGGCCGTCGTACCGCTGGATCAACACGTAGTTCAGCCCGCCGATCCCGGCGACGGTGACGACCATCAGCCACGCCACGCGCGGCTCGATGGGGACGCCGTACACCGTCTGGCGACCCGCGGGCAGCAACGGGTAGACGACGAACGCGAGGACCGCGAACTCCGTCGTCGAGCGCAACTCCGCCCGCGAGAGTTCCCCCGCGAACGAGTGGAGCTCCCGCTTCAACAGGAGCAGTCCCGAGGAGACGACCGCGACGGTGACCCCCTCCAGCGTGTACTCGGCGGCGACGAGCACGCCCACGCCGTAGGCGACCAGCAGCGACGCCCCGGTCGTCAGCGACAGCGAGTCGCGGTCGGCAGAGGGGATCAACCCTCGGACGGCGAGCAACACCCCCTGGACGACGACGAAGCCGGCGCCGACCGCGACGAGCACGTTCCCGACCGCGGTCTCCGTCGCGACCAGCGTGAACACCGCCCCGACCAGCGCGACCAACGAGAACGTCCTGATCCCCGCCGACCGGCGCGACCACTCCCGCTCCAACCCGAGGAACAACCCCAACGCCGCCGCCAACACCAACCGCACCGCCGGCACCGACAGCGGTGCGTCGACGAGCGTCGTGCTCTGTGCCACTACCGACTGCATAGGACCCAATAGTGGTATATAGAGATACAAAAATCTGTCTCACTCGGTCGAGGACGACGGCGCTGGAGCCGTAGACGGCCGATCTGTTCGTCCGTGTGAGGCGACCGCGTCACACACGGCGGTCTCGTCGTGTACCGAAATCACGTCACGTGCCGGACGAGAGACTGGGAGCGCCCGGCTAGTACACGTACTCGTCTTCGCGCAGTTGGACGTAGGCGCCGTCGCGGAGCGTCCACTTGCGGTACTTGTACCCCAAGAACAGCTTGGCGGCGCTCAGTCCGCCGGTGAGTTTCCGTTCGAAGAGGTCGTAGCCGTCCTCGCCGCCGTCGGCGAGCATCTTCTGGGCCGTCCGGAAGTCGCGGTCCCAGTCGTCTGGCCCGTAGTCGCGGACCATCTCCGCCATCGTCACGCTGCGGCGCACCTCCTCGCCGATGGCCGCCTGCCAGCGGTCGTTGTACGCCGTCAGCTCCCCCTCGGCGGCCAGTTCTCCGGCGATCGCGCCGGTACGGACGGCGGTGTGGTCGCCGCCCTCGTGGAACGCCGAGGTCGACCCCATCGCGCCGCCGGCGACGGCGACGCCCGCCTCGACCGGTGACTCGATGGGTCGCGTCGAGGAGATCGGGTACGTCTCCGTCCCGCCGGACTTCCCGGCGTCCTCGACGACGGGGAAGTCGGACTCCACGTCGTACTCGTCGCCGTACTCCCGTTCGAGCAGTCGCCTGACGTACTCCCCGCCGCTGGGGACGCGCTCGTCGTCCGACTCCAACAGGGCGTACGCCTCGCGGTCCTCCACCGTGTCCAGATCCAGCCCGATCGGCATCGTCAACCCGACGCGACAGACGCGGTCGCGGTTCGGGAACACCCACGGGTACGCGGTGTGCCCGGGCATCACGCCCCACCAGAACCGGATCGCGCCGGCCACGTCCTCGTAGGCCTCCTCGGGGAAGCGTCGGTACTCCTGGTAGGCGATGTGGTTCGTGCGCGTGGAGGCGAGGCGTTCGCTGGCGGACTCGCCGTCGGGGAGGTACGCGTCCAACACGCCGTTCGTGACGGTGCGTTGTGGCCCGTCCGCGAGGATCAGGGACTCCGCGCCGACCTCCTCGCCGCCGCCGACGTGGAGCACGTGGCGGGGCCCGTCCCCGGCCGAGAGGTCCGTGTCGACCGCCTTCACCGACGCGCCCGTCCGGTAGCGTGCGCCGGCGTCCTCGGCGCGACTCCGGAGGAAGTCGTCGAACCGGGCGCGGTGCATCGTGTACCCGAAGTGGTCGTACGACGACTCGATCCCGGTGCCGTACATCGTCACCGACTCCGTCGGGCCGACGAACTCCGCCCGGTCCAGCGTCGTCTCCACCACCCCGTCGGGGAACTCGTCGGGGTGGATCCCCATGATGTCGACCCAGTAGTCGAGGATGCCCGCGGCGTCCGTCGAGTCCGGGCCGAGTTCCGTCCGATCCGCCCGCGGGACCCCCTTCTCCAACACCAGGGCGTCGGCCCCACGGCGTGCGGCCTCGTAGGCGGCCGACGAGCCGGCCGGCCCACCGCCGACGACCGCGACGTCCACTCGGTCCATGCTTCACACGCGCCGTGTGTCGGTATTAAACGTCCCGGAGTGTCCCGCACCCGCGACGGTCGAAGATACCGTCGCACCGTCCGCGATACCCACGACGCTCCCGCCGCACACCCACGAGGGCGCAGACACGCCTCGTCCACTCGCGAGACCGCGCACAAGACGTATCACCGTTCACGCCCCAGCGTAGCTATGAGCACGGATCTGGCCCGGAGTGTACGGGCGGTCGCGGACGCCGCCGGCGCCGAGAGCGGCGTCGTCGACTGGGACGGGGTCGCGGAGGCGGCGAAGGGAGCGACCGACGCCGGGGCGTTCACCCTCTCGGAGGCGGAGCGGGCCGCGTTCGCGGAGGACGTGCGTGCCGCTCGCACCGGGCTGCGCGAGACCAGCGGGGTCGCGTTCCCGCTGCCGGACCGGATCGAGGTCCAGAACCGCCACCACTGGATCGACGCCAACGTCGAGACGTTCGCCCGGCTGATGGCGCCGCTCGACGACCAGACCGGCGGGTTCCTCCCCGGCGTCGCCCGGTCGGTGAACACCGGGACGATGGCGGTGACGCTCGCGTTCCTCGCGCGCAACGTCCTCGGCCAGTACGACCCACTGCTGATGGCCGACGACGACGACCACGGGCTGTACTTCGTCCGTCCGAACGTCCGCCGGGTGGCCGCGGAGTTGGACGTGGAGTACCCGCGGTTCAGGCGCTGGATCGCGTTCCACGAGGTGGCCCACGCGGCCGAGTTCGGCGCCGCGCCGTGGCTCTCGGAGTACCTGGAGACGCGGATGGAACGCGGCGTCGCCGCCCTCGCGGAGGGCGCCTTCGAACGCGAGGCGTTCGCGGAGTTGAACACCGCGATGACGGCTGTCGAGGGGTACGCGGAGCTGCTGATGGACGAGGCGTTCGACGCGGAGTACGCCGACCTGCGACGGAAACTCGACGAGCGGCGCGGCGGCGGCGACCCGCTGACGCGCCTGTTGCGGCGGGTGTTGGGGCTCGGGATGAAACGGCGCCAGTACGAGCGCGGCGCGGCGTTCTTCGCGGCGGTCGCCGAGGCGCGCGGGATCGAGACCGCCTCGCTGGTGTGGGAGCGTGCCGAACACCTCCCGACCGACGAGGAACTCGACGACCCGGACGCCTGGCTCGCACGCGTCGCCTGACGCCGGCCGAGTCGTCGCCGCGTCCGGTCCCACTCCGTCACCCGAGCGTCGAGCCACCACTGCACCCGGTCGTACTCCGTCACCCGAGCACCGACTCTCGCTAACTCGCCGTGAGCTGCCGCCCCGCCGTCGAGCGGCCGCTCACTGTCGCGGCGGCACTGCCTCGTCGTCGGATCGCTCGGCGGGGAACGGAGACCGAGCGGCCGTGACCCCGAGCGAGGCGGCCAGTGCCGTCGCTCGCTCCGTCGGGTCCGCGGCGACGCGAGCGATCGACGCCGGCTCCGCCGACTCGTCCGTCGTCTCGTCACCGGACGATGCCTCGTGGTCGGCGGCGGTCGCGACCGCCGTCCGGAGCGTCTCGGCGAACGCCTCGCCGCCCGCGGCGAACACGCCGTCGTACGCGCCGGTCGTCCACGGGGGCTGGACCCCGTCGGTCCGGTCGTCGGCGTCGGCCGCCGCCCGGTCGCTCGCCAGCCAGAGCCAGGTCGCGACCGTCGCGGTGAGGTACCGCCGGGCGAGCCCCACGTGGTCGTCGACCGTCGGCTGCGTCGAGAGGTACCCCGCCGCCGCCGTCTCTGCGAGATCGACCGCGTCGTCGAGCCACGCCGCGATCGTCGCCGGCTCGGCGTCGGCCGCCGAGAGGTTCGCGGGCGTCGTCACCCCGCGGTCGGCGAGGTAGCGCGCGACCAACTCCGCCTCCTCGTCGGCCACGTCGTGGAACGCGTCGCCGACGACGACGGCGTCGGCGCCGGCCGACAACACCGCGTCGGCGGCCGCCGCCGACCGCACGCCCCCGCCGTACCACACGCGAGCCCACTGTGTCGCCTCCTGGAGTGCCGCGAGCGTCTCCGTCGCCGCCTCGTCGCCGAACGTCCCGGAGTACTCCAGGTAGACGATCTCGCTGCCGAGGCGGTGTTCCGCCGCCAGCGCCCGCTCGCGGGCGGCCGCCGGAGAGAGCACGTCCTCGGGCGCGACGTTCGCCTCGCGTGCCGCCGCACTGTCGGGGTTCTGGACGACGTACGCCTCCGAGACCGCACGCGTCACCAGCCACGAGACGAGCACGTCCGCCAGCGGGTCGCCGACGGTCGACGCCGCCCACCGTCGGAGCCGCGCGGGTGCGAGTCGTCGCGCCCACGACGGCACCGCATCGCGGAGCACGCCGGGGACTATCTCGTCGTGGAGGCCGGCGACACCCTCGCCGAGGGTCCCGACGAGCGACTCGTCGGAGCCGTTCAACACCTCGGGGAGCGCGAGCAGTCGCGCCGCCGAGCGCGTCTCGGGGGTGATGTGCTCGGCGGCGCTGGGTTCGAGGATCGCCGGTGTGTCGGCGGGGTCGAGCGCCGCGAACGTCGCGGCGGTGTCGGCCGCGGTGACGCCGCGCGAACCGCCGACGCTGACGGCGTCCGTCGCCGCGAGGTAGGCTGGGAAGAGGAGTGGCAGCCGCTTGTCCGGTTCGGGGTCGACCTTCGTGACGTGTGTCCAGTCGGCCGGCACCGGATTCGTCGCGTCGCCGAACAACTGTCGGCCGACGACCCCGGCGGCCTCGACGGCCGTGTACAGTGACCGGCGGAGAGACATACACGCACCGACTCGGGCCGCGTACTTATGCGGCCCGGAGCGGTCGCGTCGGCCCGTGTCGACAGTTCACGGCGGAACGACACGGAGAACGGGTCAGTTTCGTGGCGAAACAGCGAGTGGGTCGACGGCTTCGTTCGCACGCGAGGGTCGGTCGAATCGGTCACGGCTCAGAAGCTGTAGGCCACGTCGTAGTCGTGTTCCAGTGCGAACTCGATCATGTGCCGACACACGGAGACGGTCTTGTCGAGACCCTCGTCCAACTCGTCGGCGGCGGCCAGCGACGCACGAGCGTCTTCGAGCCACGCCGAGAGCGCTTCCATCCCCTCGCGGTCGGTGAATCGGTGGCCGTTCTCGGTGTGCTCGTCGAGCATCTCCCGTAACCCGGGGGGT
This window encodes:
- a CDS encoding MgtC/SapB family protein; the encoded protein is MQSVVAQSTTLVDAPLSVPAVRLVLAAALGLFLGLEREWSRRSAGIRTFSLVALVGAVFTLVATETAVGNVLVAVGAGFVVVQGVLLAVRGLIPSADRDSLSLTTGASLLVAYGVGVLVAAEYTLEGVTVAVVSSGLLLLKRELHSFAGELSRAELRSTTEFAVLAFVVYPLLPAGRQTVYGVPIEPRVAWLMVVTVAGIGGLNYVLIQRYDGRGVAVTGFLGGLVSSTAVVGTMLDHVRDREALTPVAVAGVLLADAAMALRNLGVVLAFTVAAERPPLVGAVLPLGALVLGAAAVALWTADWSEPLSVELSSPFSIRNAVAFGGAFLVVLAATELARTLFGTAGLYASAALSGLVTSAGATTSVVLLYRSGAVAGETAVTAVLLATGASVVVKAGLATAGPSRFSRGVAVYSVATLFVAAVGAVAAVV
- a CDS encoding zinc-dependent metalloprotease, producing MSTDLARSVRAVADAAGAESGVVDWDGVAEAAKGATDAGAFTLSEAERAAFAEDVRAARTGLRETSGVAFPLPDRIEVQNRHHWIDANVETFARLMAPLDDQTGGFLPGVARSVNTGTMAVTLAFLARNVLGQYDPLLMADDDDHGLYFVRPNVRRVAAELDVEYPRFRRWIAFHEVAHAAEFGAAPWLSEYLETRMERGVAALAEGAFEREAFAELNTAMTAVEGYAELLMDEAFDAEYADLRRKLDERRGGGDPLTRLLRRVLGLGMKRRQYERGAAFFAAVAEARGIETASLVWERAEHLPTDEELDDPDAWLARVA
- a CDS encoding NAD(P)/FAD-dependent oxidoreductase, with protein sequence MDRVDVAVVGGGPAGSSAAYEAARRGADALVLEKGVPRADRTELGPDSTDAAGILDYWVDIMGIHPDEFPDGVVETTLDRAEFVGPTESVTMYGTGIESSYDHFGYTMHRARFDDFLRSRAEDAGARYRTGASVKAVDTDLSAGDGPRHVLHVGGGEEVGAESLILADGPQRTVTNGVLDAYLPDGESASERLASTRTNHIAYQEYRRFPEEAYEDVAGAIRFWWGVMPGHTAYPWVFPNRDRVCRVGLTMPIGLDLDTVEDREAYALLESDDERVPSGGEYVRRLLEREYGDEYDVESDFPVVEDAGKSGGTETYPISSTRPIESPVEAGVAVAGGAMGSTSAFHEGGDHTAVRTGAIAGELAAEGELTAYNDRWQAAIGEEVRRSVTMAEMVRDYGPDDWDRDFRTAQKMLADGGEDGYDLFERKLTGGLSAAKLFLGYKYRKWTLRDGAYVQLREDEYVY
- a CDS encoding geranylgeranylglyceryl/heptaprenylglyceryl phosphate synthase codes for the protein MSLRRSLYTAVEAAGVVGRQLFGDATNPVPADWTHVTKVDPEPDKRLPLLFPAYLAATDAVSVGGSRGVTAADTAATFAALDPADTPAILEPSAAEHITPETRSAARLLALPEVLNGSDESLVGTLGEGVAGLHDEIVPGVLRDAVPSWARRLAPARLRRWAASTVGDPLADVLVSWLVTRAVSEAYVVQNPDSAAAREANVAPEDVLSPAAARERALAAEHRLGSEIVYLEYSGTFGDEAATETLAALQEATQWARVWYGGGVRSAAAADAVLSAGADAVVVGDAFHDVADEEAELVARYLADRGVTTPANLSAADAEPATIAAWLDDAVDLAETAAAGYLSTQPTVDDHVGLARRYLTATVATWLWLASDRAAADADDRTDGVQPPWTTGAYDGVFAAGGEAFAETLRTAVATAADHEASSGDETTDESAEPASIARVAADPTERATALAASLGVTAARSPFPAERSDDEAVPPRQ